One genomic region from Campylobacter concisus encodes:
- a CDS encoding glycosyltransferase, translated as MKILFVTSTLRSGGAERVCAVIASRFSMDHEVSLVKFDKDEPFYELASGVELINLGVGADELGFFGNLKKRVSKMLALRALIREGKFDAVISFLDAVNTLVLFSSAGLKTPIIISEHTNYLAPKRAIFKVLRRISYPFANALSVLSDEDLGYYSKFCKNVMKIYNPLFKDMCSESFTKENLVIFVGRLNKIKNCEMFVRVAASLKQSGYKFAVAGDGGERANLENLAKSLGADVEFLGNVSDIASLYKRAKVLLSCSNFEGLGNTLIEAINYDCVRVATRTSGAKELIKDGFDGLLCEINDARQMSEKLANLLQDEAKMSEFSKNARARLDEFSVEQIYKKWLELLRLGGVK; from the coding sequence ATGAAGATATTATTTGTCACATCAACACTTAGAAGTGGTGGTGCGGAGCGAGTTTGCGCGGTGATCGCATCACGATTTAGTATGGATCATGAGGTGAGCCTTGTTAAATTTGACAAAGATGAGCCATTTTACGAGCTGGCAAGTGGAGTGGAGCTCATAAATTTAGGCGTTGGGGCTGATGAGCTTGGTTTTTTTGGAAATTTAAAAAAGAGAGTTTCAAAGATGCTTGCTTTAAGAGCGCTCATAAGAGAGGGCAAATTTGACGCTGTGATATCTTTTTTAGACGCCGTAAATACCTTGGTACTCTTTAGCTCAGCTGGGCTAAAAACGCCTATAATCATAAGCGAGCACACAAACTATCTTGCGCCAAAAAGGGCGATCTTTAAGGTGCTAAGACGCATAAGCTACCCATTTGCAAATGCACTTAGCGTCTTAAGCGACGAGGATCTTGGCTACTACTCTAAATTTTGTAAAAATGTGATGAAAATTTACAACCCACTCTTTAAAGATATGTGCAGTGAGAGCTTTACGAAAGAAAATTTAGTCATCTTTGTTGGCAGGCTAAATAAGATAAAAAACTGCGAAATGTTTGTAAGAGTGGCTGCAAGCTTAAAGCAAAGCGGCTATAAATTTGCTGTCGCTGGAGATGGTGGCGAGAGGGCAAATTTAGAAAATTTAGCCAAAAGCTTGGGCGCTGATGTAGAGTTTTTAGGCAACGTTAGCGACATCGCCTCGCTTTATAAAAGGGCAAAGGTGCTGCTTTCTTGCTCAAATTTCGAGGGTCTTGGAAATACCTTGATAGAGGCGATAAACTATGACTGCGTGCGGGTTGCGACAAGGACTAGTGGGGCAAAAGAGCTTATAAAAGATGGTTTTGATGGCTTGCTTTGTGAGATAAATGATGCTAGGCAGATGAGCGAAAAACTTGCAAATTTGCTGCAAGACGAGGCAAAGATGAGTGAATTTAGCAAAAACGCAAGAGCTAGACTTGATGAGTTTAGCGTGGAGCAAATTTATAAAAAATGGCTGGAGCTTTTAAGGCTTGGAGGTGTGAAGTGA
- a CDS encoding glycosyltransferase family 25 protein yields the protein MDEIYLISLAKDTKRRELLQQKFGFYDSFKLIDAVDGRELNAREYYKIISPSFKAYGKVLSPAEVGCSLSHVKAYEAFLASEAKFALIFEDDVIGDDQAIKEAFLAASKMPENSVLICGMQDGLEGRFSAFGKKVDASLSRPLWQVSKHSFSSIYRAGAYVLTKKSARNLLEIHKNALCTTDVWDYLLGVNDMQMYFCDLFAHPTDLSGSNIEGERLERGYSANLKAYIKTIKFILFSRLEKLQGYERIFKRG from the coding sequence ATGGATGAAATTTATCTGATCTCTTTGGCAAAAGATACCAAAAGGCGCGAGCTTTTACAGCAGAAATTTGGATTTTATGATAGCTTTAAGCTAATAGACGCAGTTGATGGTAGGGAACTAAACGCGAGAGAATATTACAAGATCATTTCGCCATCATTTAAAGCTTACGGCAAGGTTTTAAGCCCAGCAGAGGTTGGCTGTTCGCTCTCGCATGTTAAGGCCTACGAGGCATTTTTGGCGAGTGAAGCCAAATTTGCCCTCATCTTTGAAGATGACGTGATAGGAGATGATCAGGCCATAAAAGAGGCCTTTTTGGCAGCTAGTAAGATGCCAGAAAACAGCGTGCTGATATGTGGCATGCAAGATGGGCTAGAGGGCAGATTTAGCGCCTTTGGCAAAAAGGTGGATGCTAGCCTAAGTAGGCCGCTTTGGCAGGTCTCAAAGCACTCATTTTCGAGCATTTATAGAGCAGGGGCTTATGTGCTAACTAAAAAAAGCGCTAGAAATTTGCTTGAAATCCACAAAAATGCGCTTTGTACGACCGATGTTTGGGACTATTTGCTTGGCGTTAATGATATGCAGATGTATTTTTGCGACCTTTTTGCGCACCCAACCGATCTAAGTGGCTCAAACATCGAGGGCGAGCGCCTTGAGAGAGGATATAGCGCAAATTTAAAGGCCTATATCAAGACAATTAAATTTATACTTTTCTCACGGCTTGAAAAGCTTCAAGGCTATGAGAGAATTTTTAAAAGGGGCTAA
- a CDS encoding MATE family efflux transporter, producing MLINLISSIVVFVVSMGINFFLTPFILKSLGNEAFGFVGLSNAIVSYAAVVSVAINSVSGRFVAHAWHKKDLNLANTYYSSVLVVNIFFCAVVVVLSSIFILNLQSFLNVPENLLFDVRITLVFYFINFCVGLFNGVLTVCAFVTNKLYLLSIRNAISSAILAILIVALFFFFKPFISYIAISALVASLFVFFSTIFMSARITPELKFSLSKFDFSKIKELLSSGIWNSFNALNRILLTGMDLFICNIFVNANATGLLSVAKAAPIILESFVAQLSGIFAPKFVELYSKNLITDLIKEAKFSMKVIAFVMNAPAAFFVVFGLDFYTLWLPFKSVDEVKFIYNVSMITLVPIVFISFVFSLFNLDSATNKLRRPAIANTILGVSTIIAQIALLKFSDYGVYGIVIVAAIFYSIRILGFDLINAALNLEVKLTTFYGVYFKNLAVFALCVLAMFACKDFVSLDNWLKFVIFAAIYASAAYVLGYFLFFNGFERGIVWRKILKKFKRS from the coding sequence ATGCTAATCAATCTAATAAGCTCAATCGTCGTTTTTGTCGTATCTATGGGCATAAATTTCTTTCTTACGCCATTTATCTTAAAAAGCCTTGGCAACGAGGCATTTGGCTTTGTAGGTCTTAGCAACGCCATCGTTAGCTACGCAGCGGTCGTAAGTGTGGCGATAAACTCGGTTAGCGGGCGCTTTGTCGCTCATGCGTGGCACAAAAAGGATCTAAACCTTGCAAACACCTACTACTCATCGGTGCTTGTTGTAAATATCTTTTTTTGCGCCGTTGTTGTGGTGCTAAGCTCCATTTTCATACTAAATTTGCAAAGCTTTTTAAATGTCCCTGAAAATTTGCTATTTGATGTGAGAATAACCCTTGTCTTTTACTTTATAAATTTCTGCGTTGGGCTATTTAACGGCGTTTTGACGGTCTGCGCTTTTGTGACAAATAAGCTCTACCTACTCTCCATTAGAAACGCCATCTCTAGCGCGATCCTAGCGATCCTCATCGTGGCGCTCTTTTTCTTTTTTAAGCCATTTATCTCATATATTGCTATTTCGGCGCTTGTGGCTAGCCTTTTTGTCTTTTTTAGCACTATTTTTATGTCAGCTCGCATCACGCCAGAGCTAAAATTTAGCCTTAGTAAATTTGACTTTTCTAAGATAAAAGAGCTTCTAAGCTCTGGCATTTGGAACAGCTTTAATGCGCTAAATCGCATACTTTTAACGGGCATGGACCTATTTATTTGCAATATTTTCGTAAATGCAAACGCCACAGGACTTCTTTCAGTTGCCAAGGCCGCTCCTATCATACTTGAGAGTTTTGTAGCGCAGCTTAGCGGTATCTTTGCGCCAAAATTTGTCGAGCTTTACTCTAAAAATTTGATCACGGACCTCATAAAAGAGGCTAAATTTTCAATGAAGGTGATCGCCTTTGTGATGAACGCTCCAGCCGCATTTTTTGTCGTTTTTGGGCTGGATTTCTACACGCTTTGGCTACCTTTTAAAAGCGTAGATGAGGTCAAATTTATCTACAACGTCTCGATGATCACGCTAGTGCCGATTGTGTTTATAAGCTTTGTTTTTTCGCTTTTTAACCTTGATAGCGCGACAAACAAGCTTCGCCGACCAGCCATTGCCAACACTATCCTTGGCGTTAGCACGATTATAGCACAGATCGCACTGCTTAAATTTAGTGACTACGGCGTTTATGGCATCGTCATCGTCGCAGCCATTTTTTATAGCATAAGAATTCTTGGCTTTGACCTTATAAACGCTGCTTTAAATTTAGAGGTAAAGCTCACCACATTTTATGGAGTTTATTTTAAAAATTTAGCCGTTTTTGCGCTCTGTGTGCTTGCGATGTTTGCCTGCAAGGACTTTGTGAGCTTAGATAACTGGCTAAAATTTGTTATCTTTGCTGCGATCTACGCCAGCGCAGCTTATGTTTTGGGATATTTCTTATTTTTTAATGGCTTCGAGAGAGGCATAGTTTGGCGTAAAATTTTAAAAAAATTTAAAAGGTCTTAA
- a CDS encoding glycosyltransferase family 2 protein — MSEPLISIVTATYKRPELLKKAIKSALAQSYKNLEIIVTDDGDDESASEICKSFNDARIKFVKNTTHKKSPNGNKNNGFDNATGEFVCLLDDDDELLPEAIALCYEILKSGEYSCVFADAICEKDGVMTEVIAGRSPYKQSGVMSKVDYHCGRINGEYFKLFSREFIDGFRFDESSFGGENELYIRFFEKNVFYLKKPLYIYRIARSDSATLNASKHALSVANAYIKTANMHYDIAIKNEPKFLAIQYKNAAYYAKIAGEYGLMLRCIFKSLSIKFSKEAFIFLLLSPFPSGILPALSKLRVKVKQRFGI, encoded by the coding sequence ATGAGCGAGCCATTAATCAGCATCGTAACCGCAACTTATAAGCGTCCGGAGCTTTTAAAAAAGGCCATAAAAAGCGCCCTAGCTCAAAGCTATAAAAACTTAGAGATCATAGTAACAGATGACGGCGATGACGAGAGTGCGAGTGAAATTTGCAAGAGTTTTAACGACGCAAGGATCAAATTTGTAAAAAACACCACTCACAAAAAGAGCCCAAATGGTAACAAAAATAACGGCTTTGACAACGCAACAGGCGAGTTTGTCTGCTTGCTTGATGATGACGATGAGCTTTTACCAGAGGCGATTGCTTTGTGCTATGAAATTTTAAAAAGTGGCGAGTATTCGTGCGTTTTTGCAGACGCGATCTGCGAAAAAGATGGCGTGATGACTGAGGTGATAGCTGGCAGGAGTCCATATAAGCAAAGCGGGGTGATGAGTAAGGTTGATTATCACTGCGGGCGGATAAATGGCGAGTATTTTAAGCTTTTTTCGCGTGAATTTATAGACGGCTTTAGATTTGATGAGAGCAGTTTTGGTGGCGAAAATGAGCTTTATATCCGCTTTTTTGAAAAAAATGTCTTCTATCTTAAAAAGCCACTTTACATCTACCGCATCGCAAGAAGCGATAGTGCTACGCTAAATGCCAGCAAACACGCGTTAAGCGTCGCAAACGCTTACATCAAAACGGCAAATATGCACTACGACATCGCTATAAAAAATGAGCCAAAATTTCTAGCTATCCAGTATAAAAATGCCGCTTACTACGCCAAAATAGCAGGCGAATATGGCCTTATGCTAAGGTGTATCTTTAAAAGTCTTAGCATTAAATTTAGTAAAGAGGCGTTTATTTTTTTGCTGCTTAGTCCGTTTCCAAGTGGCATTTTACCGGCACTCTCAAAGCTACGTGTAAAGGTCAAGCAAAGGTTTGGCATATGA